From a single Streptomyces liliifuscus genomic region:
- a CDS encoding alpha/beta fold hydrolase — translation MTVRSRNHLTVSGRTGGPVVMLAHGFGCDQNMWRLVVPLLERDFTVVVFDHVGAGRSELSAWSKERYSTLEGYAADVLEICRELALGPVTFVGHSVSAMMGVLAAAREPEAFAQLVLLAPSPCFIDDPAAGYRGGFSAEDINELLGSLDANYLGWSGAMAPVIMGNPERPELGAELTNSFCRTDPDIARVFARVTFLSDNRDDLSKVTVPTLVAQCSNDAIAPPEVGAFVQSRIAGSRLVTLNATGHCPQLAAPEETAAAITEFVTAER, via the coding sequence ATGACTGTGCGCAGCAGGAATCATCTGACGGTGTCCGGCCGCACCGGAGGGCCGGTGGTGATGCTGGCGCACGGATTCGGATGCGACCAGAACATGTGGCGGCTGGTGGTTCCGCTCCTGGAGCGCGACTTCACCGTGGTGGTTTTCGACCATGTAGGGGCCGGGCGTTCCGAGCTGTCGGCGTGGAGCAAGGAGCGCTATTCGACGCTGGAGGGCTATGCCGCGGACGTGCTGGAGATCTGCCGTGAGCTGGCGCTCGGCCCGGTGACGTTCGTGGGGCACTCGGTGAGCGCGATGATGGGGGTGCTGGCGGCGGCGCGGGAGCCGGAGGCCTTCGCCCAGCTGGTGCTGCTCGCCCCGTCGCCGTGTTTCATCGACGATCCGGCCGCCGGCTATCGCGGCGGGTTCAGCGCCGAGGACATCAATGAGCTCCTGGGGTCGCTGGACGCGAACTATCTGGGCTGGTCGGGCGCGATGGCCCCGGTGATCATGGGCAATCCCGAGCGGCCGGAACTGGGCGCGGAACTGACCAACAGCTTCTGCCGCACCGACCCGGACATCGCCCGCGTCTTCGCCCGAGTGACGTTCCTGTCCGACAACCGCGACGACCTCTCCAAGGTCACCGTTCCCACCCTCGTCGCGCAGTGTTCCAACGATGCGATAGCGCCGCCGGAGGTGGGAGCCTTCGTACAGTCCCGGATCGCGGGAAGCAGACTGGTCACCCTGAACGCGACCGGCCACTGCCCCCAGCTCGCCGCACCGGAGGAAACGGCTGCCGCGATCACCGAGTTCGTCACGGCCGAGCGGTGA
- a CDS encoding heavy-metal-associated domain-containing protein encodes MAEKICAVSGMSCGHCAASVTEEVMAVPGVTEVDVDVPAGRVTVRGESVSDDAVRDAIGEAGYEVTEAARSTAA; translated from the coding sequence ATGGCTGAGAAGATCTGTGCCGTCTCCGGAATGAGCTGTGGTCACTGTGCGGCGAGCGTCACCGAAGAGGTGATGGCGGTGCCCGGAGTGACCGAGGTCGATGTCGATGTACCGGCCGGCCGTGTGACCGTACGCGGGGAGTCGGTCAGCGACGACGCCGTGCGGGACGCGATCGGCGAGGCGGGATACGAAGTCACTGAAGCCGCGCGTTCGACGGCGGCCTGA